A portion of the Streptococcus sp. Marseille-Q6470 genome contains these proteins:
- a CDS encoding pneumococcal-type histidine triad protein: MKINKKYLAGSAVVLALSVCAYALNQHQAPENKENNRVSYVDGKESDAKKNENLTPDQVNQKEGIEAEQIVTKITDQGYVTSHGDHFHFYNGKVPYDAIFSEELVMKDPNYQLSDGDIVNEIKGGYIIKVDGKYYVYLKDASHADNIRTKDQIEKQKQEHTSDSSSTSNEVIAARAQGRYTTDDGYVFNPADILEDTGDAYIVPHGGHYHYVPKSALSSSELAAAQAYLAGRGSQQSLTDYKPIPSVEPSHQVEKPATSNPVQEENNLQKLLDQLYALPVSQRYKESDGLVFDPAKITSRTPNGVAIPHGNHYHFIPYSSLSALEQKIARLIPLSGLVTPSNPVETPSKPNEDHGHEDVDHQHEEDHGHDFATDRVISEDDQGFVVSHGDHNHYFYKKDLTAQQIKEAQEHLKGKTEVKPNPSDDHHDEDGHDHHHGEDHDHGFDADRVISEDEQGFVVSHGDHAHYFFKKDLSAEQIKAAQDHLHGHQQTEPVKPLAKTVESFSRDASDEEKIAYISKTYGVPLEAIRISNGFFVFGNPDQAYDPTHIHPYAVRKEHVRIPIQTGDAELDFLNELYTTALRDGVSPYSLQVENGSFVIPHGDHNHYIKVQTKGYEVALKNKIPALQSTYQPGAFDEKAVQYKIDQLLAESREVYKDKPILQRQIELALGQFSENMKKLSTNSTAGYLAALDLFDKQYIHIDSSVKPTEISPLDKKYQALVDKINTLDTDAYGLPKKDLLTQLQENKLAQDEAGLDAVEAKLQALQDFNDRTGVTTVEYIKYFYQHLSDGRLNDTLRNKVANLTWTLYQSQSFLKATDLNKLFPEIYQTKLEVEEALKNEPVASKTSETILDTEKVDGHSAKTAVYEFLKGLYDDIKPEEQSNHVLKGQVEGLLTKADELVAQVNEEGVKASLADEVKNLKAALEKEDADLDELNTQVQDLLKRISQTIQNERENAKQDPDPEVVALYQQLYNGVIALHTYLELNNGSDADFEKVDALFDKLAAASKDKQALLTVAQEIVLLNQEFQSKGKPAETSTSQTSEESNSLLKTTSPETSEKVVN; encoded by the coding sequence ATGAAAATTAATAAAAAATATCTAGCAGGATCTGCAGTGGTCCTTGCATTAAGTGTCTGCGCTTACGCTTTAAATCAACATCAAGCGCCTGAGAACAAAGAAAATAACCGTGTATCCTATGTTGATGGGAAAGAGTCTGATGCTAAAAAGAATGAAAATCTGACACCTGATCAAGTTAACCAAAAAGAAGGAATAGAAGCTGAACAGATTGTTACTAAGATTACAGATCAAGGCTATGTGACTTCCCACGGTGACCATTTCCATTTCTACAATGGTAAGGTGCCTTATGATGCCATCTTTAGTGAAGAATTAGTCATGAAAGATCCAAACTATCAACTAAGTGATGGAGATATTGTCAATGAGATTAAAGGTGGCTATATCATCAAGGTGGATGGCAAATATTATGTCTATCTGAAGGATGCTAGTCATGCAGATAATATTCGTACCAAAGACCAAATCGAGAAACAAAAACAAGAACACACATCAGATAGTAGTAGTACAAGTAATGAAGTTATTGCTGCCAGAGCACAAGGTCGATATACAACTGATGACGGTTACGTCTTTAATCCTGCAGACATTTTAGAGGATACAGGTGACGCTTATATCGTTCCTCATGGTGGCCATTATCATTACGTTCCTAAGAGTGCTCTATCTTCAAGTGAATTGGCTGCCGCTCAAGCTTACCTTGCTGGAAGAGGAAGTCAACAAAGTTTAACAGACTACAAACCGATTCCAAGTGTTGAACCAAGTCATCAAGTAGAGAAACCAGCTACAAGCAATCCAGTACAAGAAGAAAATAATCTTCAAAAACTTCTAGACCAACTTTATGCTTTACCAGTTAGTCAACGCTATAAAGAATCTGATGGTTTGGTATTTGACCCGGCTAAAATTACCAGTCGTACGCCTAATGGAGTTGCTATCCCTCATGGAAATCATTACCATTTCATCCCTTATAGTAGTTTATCTGCTTTGGAGCAAAAGATTGCACGCTTGATACCACTTTCAGGTCTAGTAACACCATCAAATCCTGTAGAAACTCCAAGTAAACCAAACGAAGACCATGGCCACGAAGATGTTGATCATCAACACGAAGAAGACCATGGCCATGACTTCGCAACTGATCGAGTGATTAGTGAGGACGACCAAGGTTTTGTCGTTTCACATGGAGACCACAATCATTATTTTTACAAGAAAGATTTGACGGCTCAACAGATTAAAGAAGCTCAGGAACACTTGAAAGGTAAAACCGAAGTTAAACCTAATCCATCAGATGATCACCATGATGAAGACGGACATGATCACCACCATGGTGAAGACCACGATCACGGATTCGATGCTGACCGAGTGATAAGTGAAGATGAGCAAGGTTTTGTAGTTTCACATGGAGACCATGCCCATTATTTCTTTAAGAAAGATTTATCAGCAGAGCAGATTAAGGCTGCACAAGACCATCTTCATGGCCATCAGCAGACAGAACCTGTTAAACCTCTTGCCAAGACGGTTGAAAGTTTCTCTCGAGATGCCAGCGATGAAGAAAAAATAGCTTATATTTCTAAAACATATGGTGTTCCACTTGAGGCTATCAGAATTTCAAATGGATTCTTTGTATTTGGTAATCCAGACCAGGCTTATGACCCAACTCACATTCACCCTTACGCTGTTCGTAAGGAACACGTTCGTATTCCGATTCAAACTGGAGATGCAGAGCTTGATTTTCTAAATGAACTCTATACAACCGCTCTACGTGATGGAGTCTCTCCTTATAGCTTGCAGGTTGAAAATGGTAGCTTTGTTATCCCTCATGGTGATCACAACCACTACATCAAGGTTCAAACCAAAGGTTATGAAGTCGCTTTGAAAAACAAAATTCCTGCATTACAGTCAACTTACCAACCTGGTGCCTTTGATGAAAAAGCAGTCCAGTATAAGATTGATCAACTCTTGGCAGAAAGTCGCGAAGTTTATAAAGATAAACCAATTTTACAAAGACAAATTGAGCTTGCCTTGGGTCAATTCTCTGAAAATATGAAGAAGCTATCAACCAACTCTACTGCAGGTTATTTGGCAGCTTTGGATTTGTTTGATAAGCAGTATATTCACATTGACTCAAGTGTCAAACCAACAGAAATCAGTCCTTTAGACAAGAAATATCAAGCTTTAGTAGATAAGATTAATACCTTAGACACAGATGCTTATGGACTTCCTAAGAAGGATTTATTGACTCAGCTCCAAGAAAATAAACTGGCCCAAGATGAAGCAGGTTTAGATGCAGTTGAAGCTAAGTTACAAGCTTTGCAAGATTTTAATGACCGTACTGGAGTTACAACAGTAGAATACATCAAGTATTTCTACCAACATCTATCTGACGGTCGCTTAAATGACACTCTTAGAAATAAAGTTGCCAACCTAACGTGGACACTTTATCAGTCACAATCCTTCCTTAAGGCAACTGACTTGAACAAACTCTTCCCAGAAATCTACCAAACAAAACTGGAAGTAGAAGAAGCACTGAAAAATGAGCCAGTTGCAAGCAAGACTTCTGAAACAATCTTAGATACAGAAAAAGTGGATGGTCATAGTGCTAAAACTGCTGTTTATGAGTTCTTGAAAGGTTTGTATGACGATATCAAACCTGAGGAACAAAGTAACCATGTCTTAAAAGGGCAGGTAGAAGGTCTCTTAACAAAAGCTGATGAATTAGTGGCTCAAGTCAACGAGGAGGGTGTTAAGGCCTCACTCGCAGACGAAGTGAAAAATCTGAAAGCTGCTTTGGAGAAAGAAGATGCGGATCTTGATGAATTAAATACACAAGTCCAAGATCTTCTAAAACGTATTTCACAGACTATTCAGAATGAACGTGAAAATGCAAAACAAGATCCAGATCCAGAGGTCGTGGCTCTCTATCAACAACTATACAACGGAGTCATTGCCCTTCATACTTATTTGGAATTGAATAATGGTTCAGATGCTGACTTTGAAAAAGTCGATGCCTTGTTTGATAAACTAGCAGCGGCAAGTAAAGACAAGCAAGCTTTGCTGACGGTTGCTCAAGAAATCGTTTTGTTAAATCAAGAGTTCCAATCTAAAGGAAAGCCAGCTGAAACTAGCACTTCACAAACAAGTGAAGAGTCAAACTCACTTTTAAAAACGACATCTCCTGAAACAAGTGAGAAAGTAGTAAACTAA
- a CDS encoding pneumococcal-type histidine triad protein, with translation MKINKKYVLGSVALLALSLSSYELGRYQAVQTGKESNRVAYIDGNQASTKTENLTPDEVSQREGINAEQIVVKITDQGYVTSHVDHYHYFNGKVPYDAIISEELLMKDSNYQLRNEDIVNEIKGGYVIKVDGHYYVYLKDASHSENIRSKDEINRQKQEHGHGGGVKVSNEVAVARTQGRYTTDDGYIFNASDIIEDTGDAYIVPHGNHFHYIPKSDLSASELAAAQAFLYAKGGQTSSVGYRPSTNSSSSSSDASNSSTYRQTNQSNVEANTRRWTPSVSPQVDNSYQASPSEDVSSLLKQLYALPLSQRHVESDGLLFDPAQITRKTANGVAVPHGDHYHFIPYSQMSDLEQKIARMISENYQGNHTTAGGKELKPIPTPIPAPEPTPIPSPQPVPNPQPAPVPIPENHSNEELTKQVVRKIGQGYVLEDKGVSRYVLSKDLSKENLIAFEKKLNNVATPSHTLAEKKSTIAPRDQEFYDKAYSLLEQTHRNLLENKGRLSDFKTLDQLLERLNDEHVNKIAFVDDLLKFIAPISHPERLGKPNSQIEYSDYEVRVAQLADKYTTSDGYIFDAHDIISDEGDAYVTPHMGHSHWIGKDSLSEAERATAQAYAKEKRLTPPSTDNQNSTKSEAKGAEAIYNRVKAEKKVPLDRMPYNLQYAVDVKNGNLIIPHFDHYHNIKFEWFDEGLYEAPKGYALEDLFATVKYYVEHPSERPHSDSGWGNASDHVLRNQNGQHDHSNNEKTLEEKPQMEKPEDTNPADEPEESPEEEPQIETEKVEAKLQEAEELLKNVTDAGVKSNASETLAGLRNNLTLGTMDNNGIMAQAENLLVLLKNSKPITNEKN, from the coding sequence ATGAAAATCAATAAAAAATATGTTCTTGGTTCTGTAGCTCTTTTAGCCTTAAGCCTTTCAAGTTATGAATTAGGGCGTTATCAAGCAGTACAGACTGGCAAAGAGTCTAATCGTGTGGCTTATATAGATGGAAATCAGGCTAGTACTAAGACCGAAAATTTGACGCCAGATGAGGTAAGTCAGCGAGAAGGAATCAATGCGGAACAGATAGTCGTTAAGATTACCGATCAAGGCTACGTAACTTCACATGTAGACCATTATCATTACTTTAATGGTAAGGTTCCTTATGACGCTATTATTAGCGAAGAACTCTTGATGAAAGATTCGAATTATCAACTTCGAAATGAGGATATTGTCAACGAAATCAAGGGTGGCTATGTCATTAAGGTTGATGGTCACTATTATGTATACCTCAAAGATGCTTCTCATTCCGAAAATATTCGTAGTAAGGATGAGATCAATCGTCAGAAGCAGGAACATGGACATGGTGGCGGAGTAAAGGTTAGTAATGAAGTCGCTGTAGCAAGGACTCAGGGACGTTATACGACGGATGATGGTTATATTTTTAATGCTAGTGATATTATTGAGGACACGGGTGATGCTTACATCGTTCCACATGGCAATCACTTTCATTATATTCCCAAAAGTGATTTATCAGCTAGCGAACTAGCTGCTGCTCAAGCCTTCTTATACGCTAAAGGTGGTCAAACAAGCTCAGTTGGGTATCGACCGTCAACAAATTCTTCTAGCAGCTCATCAGATGCTTCGAATAGTAGTACATATAGACAAACGAATCAAAGCAATGTTGAGGCAAATACTAGAAGATGGACCCCAAGTGTTAGCCCACAAGTGGATAATAGTTATCAAGCAAGTCCAAGTGAAGATGTATCTAGTCTTTTGAAACAACTTTACGCCTTGCCACTCAGCCAACGTCATGTGGAATCCGATGGTTTACTCTTTGATCCAGCGCAAATTACAAGAAAAACTGCGAATGGTGTTGCAGTGCCACACGGAGATCATTACCACTTTATCCCTTATTCTCAAATGTCTGATTTAGAGCAGAAGATTGCGAGAATGATTTCTGAAAATTATCAAGGAAATCATACTACTGCAGGTGGTAAAGAATTAAAACCAATTCCGACTCCAATCCCTGCTCCAGAGCCTACCCCAATACCAAGTCCACAACCTGTACCAAATCCTCAACCAGCTCCAGTTCCTATTCCTGAAAATCATTCTAATGAGGAACTTACCAAGCAAGTAGTCAGAAAAATTGGTCAGGGTTATGTCCTTGAAGATAAAGGAGTATCACGTTATGTCTTGAGTAAGGATTTGTCTAAAGAGAATCTTATAGCTTTTGAGAAAAAACTAAATAATGTGGCTACACCATCTCATACCTTAGCGGAGAAGAAAAGCACAATAGCTCCTAGAGATCAGGAATTCTATGATAAGGCTTATAGTTTGTTGGAGCAAACGCATAGGAACTTACTTGAAAATAAGGGACGGCTATCTGACTTCAAGACTTTGGATCAGTTGTTAGAAAGATTAAATGATGAGCATGTTAATAAGATAGCTTTTGTAGATGATTTGCTTAAATTTATTGCACCGATTAGTCATCCAGAACGTCTTGGTAAGCCAAACTCACAAATCGAGTATAGTGACTATGAAGTTCGTGTAGCCCAGCTAGCGGATAAGTACACAACATCGGATGGTTATATCTTTGATGCCCATGATATTATCAGTGACGAGGGAGATGCTTATGTAACGCCACATATGGGTCATAGTCATTGGATCGGTAAGGATAGTTTGTCCGAAGCTGAGAGGGCAACTGCTCAGGCTTATGCCAAAGAGAAGAGGTTGACGCCTCCTTCGACTGATAATCAGAACTCAACAAAATCGGAAGCAAAAGGGGCAGAAGCTATCTATAATAGGGTAAAAGCTGAGAAGAAGGTACCGCTAGATCGCATGCCTTACAATCTACAGTATGCAGTTGATGTCAAAAATGGTAACTTGATTATCCCTCACTTTGATCATTACCATAATATCAAGTTTGAATGGTTTGATGAAGGGCTTTACGAAGCTCCTAAGGGATATGCGCTCGAAGATCTTTTTGCGACTGTGAAGTACTATGTCGAGCATCCAAGCGAGCGTCCGCATTCGGATAGTGGTTGGGGAAATGCAAGTGACCATGTTCTAAGAAACCAAAATGGACAACATGACCATTCGAATAATGAAAAAACTCTTGAGGAGAAACCGCAAATGGAAAAGCCAGAGGATACTAATCCAGCTGATGAACCAGAAGAATCTCCAGAGGAAGAACCACAGATTGAAACTGAAAAGGTAGAAGCTAAACTACAAGAAGCAGAAGAGTTATTAAAGAATGTGACAGATGCAGGAGTGAAATCCAATGCTAGCGAAACCTTGGCTGGTTTACGAAATAATCTAACACTAGGTACTATGGATAACAATGGTATTATGGCTCAGGCTGAAAATCTTTTAGTCTTGCTAAAAAATAGTAAGCCTATAACAAACGAAAAGAATTAA
- a CDS encoding zinc ABC transporter substrate-binding protein, giving the protein MKKRSILWVMITFFVLVLGACGQKANQDNRNETKGMKIVTSFYPVYAMVKEISGDLNDVRMIQSSSGIHSFEPSANDIAAIYDADVFVYHSHTLESWAGSLDPSLQKSKVKVLEASEGMTLERVPGLEDMKAGEGIDEKTLYDPHTWLDPEKVAEEAQIIADKLSELDSANKDTYQKNAQSFSAKAHDLTKKYQPIFEKVNQRNFVTQHTAFSYLAKRFGLNQLGIAGISPDQEPSPRQLTEIQEFVKNYKVKTIFTESNASSKVADTLVKSTGVTLKTLNPLEADPQNDKSYLENLEDNIAILAEELK; this is encoded by the coding sequence ATGAAAAAAAGAAGTATTCTATGGGTCATGATTACCTTCTTTGTTCTCGTTTTAGGAGCATGTGGACAAAAGGCTAATCAAGACAATCGTAATGAAACTAAGGGAATGAAGATTGTGACTAGTTTTTATCCTGTCTATGCCATGGTCAAAGAAATTTCGGGTGACCTAAATGATGTTAGGATGATTCAGTCTAGTTCAGGTATCCATTCATTTGAACCTTCTGCGAATGACATTGCAGCCATTTATGATGCAGATGTTTTCGTTTACCATTCTCATACCTTGGAATCATGGGCGGGAAGTTTGGATCCAAGCCTGCAAAAGTCTAAGGTAAAGGTCTTAGAAGCATCAGAAGGTATGACCTTGGAGCGCGTGCCTGGATTAGAAGATATGAAAGCTGGAGAAGGAATTGATGAGAAGACCTTGTATGATCCTCATACTTGGCTTGATCCTGAAAAGGTTGCTGAAGAAGCCCAGATTATCGCTGATAAGTTATCCGAACTAGACAGCGCTAATAAGGATACTTATCAAAAAAACGCACAAAGTTTTAGTGCCAAAGCTCATGATTTGACCAAGAAATACCAACCCATTTTTGAAAAAGTCAATCAAAGAAATTTTGTAACTCAACACACAGCTTTTTCATATTTAGCGAAACGCTTTGGATTAAATCAACTTGGAATAGCTGGTATTTCACCAGACCAAGAACCAAGCCCGAGACAGTTAACCGAAATTCAAGAATTTGTAAAAAATTATAAGGTCAAAACTATCTTTACAGAGAGCAATGCTTCGTCTAAAGTTGCTGATACACTTGTCAAATCAACAGGTGTGACTCTTAAAACACTCAATCCTTTAGAGGCCGACCCACAAAATGACAAGTCCTACTTGGAAAATTTAGAAGACAATATAGCTATTTTAGCTGAAGAATTGAAATGA